The Ooceraea biroi isolate clonal line C1 chromosome 1, Obir_v5.4, whole genome shotgun sequence genome has a window encoding:
- the LOC105286712 gene encoding protein smoothened isoform X1 yields the protein MRLLLWTVCLIGLLLHGCYTSSLELEDRFTTNSNCETTTWKSIELTHKESKYLLNYPIGELSPDASLCRRPAKCIPLDKDSYCMSAKLPYSSTTLDLIPGGVTQDVIKDKLHQLQTLKHVPKCWAVVQPFLCSIFMPKCVNDTVALPSREMCKMISGPCRLLLNHTIWPSFIRCDNAELFPQSCKSNVRELKFNTSGECLKPLVPTDNALSIFDGVEGCGTQCYDPLYTFDEHTQLHSFIVWCAGICCAFNFLAVVTFLIDWRNACKYPALVIFYINGCFMVSCIGWLAQFVASRDAIICRKDGTLRTKEPGGQNLSCVITFALVYYFLMAAMIWFVILTYAWHRSCRALGKIKDRIDKKSASFHLIAWCLPLILTVMIMGLGEIDGNSVMGICFVGYTNHVVRAAFVLGPIVLGALIGGCFLCRGLYMLICFKISCREIISNKLSSKIKHILIRMGVFSSLIIAAVVVTVYCHVCEMIYSWQWKQSFRDYMICKITTKYSDMSESECKMSVRPSTGKLQLHLFALFSTGIIMSSWVWTSSTVDAWLRFLKSMLSFLVCRAFTHEVEDPVRLSKHKLIARLFANRKTFNRAGRLSLSFRNSHEDPVGLDFDLNSEATRDISSTWAAALPNLVTRRCALVGGVTASVSSNRRNSLDSEINSYKCVSRESRRNSLDSQISVQISQMMKTVTVVPCWPRIRYGKNRPEFLRSNKCDSPPRRDSITSQDSQLVTQPSAIEVHNMGRRPGNAGLEERDLDSRNNNETQSMLMRFLLSQGEHSGSVENAEAIVEENQYVPDKNVDEMDKMEKGDESDADSENSRLEEKVKTPDFEEVNECSRNKSNKDNKNYRAYVHENNRRNRKSNRRSKYTLQQDAASQHLLQENDNLKAKSEKEKGAYRRTPIAMRDSSSSVSSSSLELSRLLRNDEQPKAREIATQTSPLPLDMLEMEELKQSIDDIINSRNSKGTQISPRFKSKHIT from the exons ATGAGACTTCTGCTGTGGACAGTTTGCCTCATTGGCTTGCTGCTTCATGGGTGCTATACTTCATCCTTGGAACTGGAAGATAGATTTACAACTAATAGTAATTGTGAAACTACCACATGGAAAAGCATAGAGTTAACGCACAAGGAATCCAAGTATCTGTTGAATTATCCTATAGGAGAATTGTCGCCGGATGCTTCGCTGTGTCGCAGACCTGCAAAGTGCATTCCACTAGATAAAGATAGCTATTGCATGAGTGCGAAATTACCTTACTCAAGTACCACGTTAGATCTTATACCAGGAGGTGTAACTCAAGACGTTATCAAG GACAAATTGCACCAATTACAAACCTTGAAACATGTACCAAAGTGCTGGGCTGTCGTTCAACCATTTTTATGCTCGATATTTATGCCAAAATGCGTCAACGATACAGTCGCGCTGCCATCTCGAGAGATGTGCAAGATGATATCTGGGCCCTGCAGGCTGCTGCTCAATCATACCATCTGGCCAAGTTTCATAAGATGCGACAATGCGGAATTATTTCCGCAATCGTGCAAGAGCAACGTCAGAGAGTTGAAATTTAATACTTCTGGCGAATGTTTGAAGCCTCTTGTGCCTACTGACAATGCTCTTTCGATCTTTGACGGGGTGGAGGGCTGTGGAACGCAATGTTACGATCCGCTATACACGTTTGACGAGCATACTCAACTACATTCGTTCATCGTGTGGTGTGCGGGCATCTGCTGTGCCTTCAATTTTCTTGCCGTG GTAACGTTTCTGATAGATTGGAGGAACGCTTGTAAGTATCCAGCGCtcgtgatattttatataaatggtTGTTTCATGGTGTCTTGCATTGGCTGGCTAGCTCAGTTCGTTGCCAGCCGGGACGCAATTATATGTCGCAAAGATGGAACGTTAAGGACGAAGGAACCGGG CGGGCAAAATCTGtcttgcgttatcaccttcgCTCTCGTGTATTACTTTTTGATGGCAGCGATGATATGGTTCGTCATATTGACGTACGCCTGGCACAGAAGCTGCCGAGCGCTTGGTAAGATAAAAGATCGGATAGACAAAAAGAGCGCCTCCTTCCATCTGATCGCTTGGTGCTTACCGCTCATCTTAACGGTCATGATCATGGGACTGGGCGAAATTGACGGTAACAGCGTGATGGGAATATGCTTCGTGGGTTACACTAATCACGTAGTGAGAGCTGCATTTGTGTTGGGACCAATTGTTTTGGGCGCACTCATTGGAGGATGCTTCTTGTGTAGAG GACTCTACATGCTTATTTGCTTCAAAATTAGCTGTCGAGAAATCATATCGAACAAATTGagttcaaaaataaaacacatcTTGATCAGGATGGGGGTGTTCTCTTCACTGATTATTGCTGCAGTTGTTGTGACAGTTTATTGTCACGTTTGTGAGATGATATACTCTTGGCAATGGAAGCAGAGCTTTAGAGATTACATGAT aTGCAAGATAACGACGAAATATTCAGATATGTCGGAAAGTGAATGTAAAATGAGCGTAAGACCAAGCACGGGTAAATTGCAGTTACATTTGTTCGCGCTATTTTCCACTGGCATAATTATGTCCTCGTGGGTTTGGACTAGTTCGACGGTGGATGCATGGCTCAGATTTCTAAAAAG CATGCTCTCCTTCCTTGTTTGCAGAGCCTTTACTCACGAGGTCGAGGATCCCGTAAGACTGAGCAAGCACAAGCTCATCGCACGTTTATTTGCGAATCGCAAAACGTTCAACAGGGCCGGGCGATTGTCTTTAAGTTTTCGTAACAGCCACGAGGATCCGGTTGGACTGGACTTCGATCTCAACTCCGAGGCTACGCGAGATATCAGTTCCACTTGGGCAGCCGCCCTGCCCAACTTGGTGACGCGAAGGTGCGCACTGGTCGGCGGTGTTACCGCATCCGTGTCCAGTAATAGAAGAAACTCGCTCGACTCCGAAATCAATAGCTACAAATGCGTATCCAGGGAATCCAGGCGAAACTCATTGGATTCGCAGATATCGGTGCAAATTTCACAGATGATGAAGACGGTGACGGTGGTCCCCTGTTGGCCCCGCATCCGCTACGGAAAGAACAGGCCAGAGTTTCTAAGATCAAACAAATGCGATTCACCGCCCAGGCGAGACAGCATTACCTCCCAAGACAGTCAATTAGTGACGCAACCGTCTGCGATCGAAGTGCATAATATGGGTAGGAGACCCGGAAACGCTGGGCTTGAAGAGCGAGATTTAGACTCGAGGAATAATAACGAGACTCAGAGTATGCTGATGCGCTTCCTACTGTCGCAGGGAGAACATAGCGGTAGCGTCGAAAATGCCGAGGCTATCGTCGAGGAGAATCAATATGTACCTGATAAGAACGTCGACGAGATGGACAAAATGGAGAAGGGGGACGAATCGGATGCTGACAGTGAGAACAGTCGTTTGGAAGAAAAAGTGAAGACACCGGATTTCGAGGAGGTGAATGAGTGTAGCAGGAATAAAagcaataaagataataagaaTTATAGGGCTTATGTTCACGAGAATAACAGAAGAAATCGTAAGAGCAACCGTAGAAGCAAGTACACCCTGCAGCAGGATGCTGCGTCGCAGCATCTGCTTCAAGAAAATGACAATCTCAAAGCAAAGAGCGAAAAGGAGAAGGGAGCGTATAGGAGAACTCCTATAGCGATGCGTGATTCGAGCTCAAGTGTCTCCTCGTCTAGTCTAGAATTAAGTAGATTATTGCGGAATGACGAACAGCCTAAGGCCAGAGAGATAGCGACGCAAACCTCGCCGCTACCGCTCGACATGCTGGAAATGGAAGAGCTGAAACAGAGCATTGACGACATAATCAATAGTAGGAATTCCAAGGGAACACAAATATCGCCGCGGTTTAAAAGCAAACACATAACGTAA
- the LOC105286712 gene encoding protein smoothened isoform X2, producing the protein MRLLLWTVCLIGLLLHGCYTSSLELEDRFTTNSNCETTTWKSIELTHKESKYLLNYPIGELSPDASLCRRPAKCIPLDKDSYCMSAKLPYSSTTLDLIPGGVTQDVIKDKLHQLQTLKHVPKCWAVVQPFLCSIFMPKCVNDTVALPSREMCKMISGPCRLLLNHTIWPSFIRCDNAELFPQSCKSNVRELKFNTSGECLKPLVPTDNALSIFDGVEGCGTQCYDPLYTFDEHTQLHSFIVWCAGICCAFNFLAVVTFLIDWRNACKYPALVIFYINGCFMVSCIGWLAQFVASRDAIICRKDGTLRTKEPGGQNLSCVITFALVYYFLMAAMIWFVILTYAWHRSCRALGKIKDRIDKKSASFHLIAWCLPLILTVMIMGLGEIDGNSVMGICFVGYTNHVVRAAFVLGPIVLGALIGGCFLCRGLYMLICFKISCREIISNKLSSKIKHILIRMGVFSSLIIAAVVVTVYCHVCEMIYSWQWKQSFRDYMICKITTKYSDMSESECKMSVRPSTGKLQLHLFALFSTGIIMSSWVWTSSTVDAWLRFLKRAFTHEVEDPVRLSKHKLIARLFANRKTFNRAGRLSLSFRNSHEDPVGLDFDLNSEATRDISSTWAAALPNLVTRRCALVGGVTASVSSNRRNSLDSEINSYKCVSRESRRNSLDSQISVQISQMMKTVTVVPCWPRIRYGKNRPEFLRSNKCDSPPRRDSITSQDSQLVTQPSAIEVHNMGRRPGNAGLEERDLDSRNNNETQSMLMRFLLSQGEHSGSVENAEAIVEENQYVPDKNVDEMDKMEKGDESDADSENSRLEEKVKTPDFEEVNECSRNKSNKDNKNYRAYVHENNRRNRKSNRRSKYTLQQDAASQHLLQENDNLKAKSEKEKGAYRRTPIAMRDSSSSVSSSSLELSRLLRNDEQPKAREIATQTSPLPLDMLEMEELKQSIDDIINSRNSKGTQISPRFKSKHIT; encoded by the exons ATGAGACTTCTGCTGTGGACAGTTTGCCTCATTGGCTTGCTGCTTCATGGGTGCTATACTTCATCCTTGGAACTGGAAGATAGATTTACAACTAATAGTAATTGTGAAACTACCACATGGAAAAGCATAGAGTTAACGCACAAGGAATCCAAGTATCTGTTGAATTATCCTATAGGAGAATTGTCGCCGGATGCTTCGCTGTGTCGCAGACCTGCAAAGTGCATTCCACTAGATAAAGATAGCTATTGCATGAGTGCGAAATTACCTTACTCAAGTACCACGTTAGATCTTATACCAGGAGGTGTAACTCAAGACGTTATCAAG GACAAATTGCACCAATTACAAACCTTGAAACATGTACCAAAGTGCTGGGCTGTCGTTCAACCATTTTTATGCTCGATATTTATGCCAAAATGCGTCAACGATACAGTCGCGCTGCCATCTCGAGAGATGTGCAAGATGATATCTGGGCCCTGCAGGCTGCTGCTCAATCATACCATCTGGCCAAGTTTCATAAGATGCGACAATGCGGAATTATTTCCGCAATCGTGCAAGAGCAACGTCAGAGAGTTGAAATTTAATACTTCTGGCGAATGTTTGAAGCCTCTTGTGCCTACTGACAATGCTCTTTCGATCTTTGACGGGGTGGAGGGCTGTGGAACGCAATGTTACGATCCGCTATACACGTTTGACGAGCATACTCAACTACATTCGTTCATCGTGTGGTGTGCGGGCATCTGCTGTGCCTTCAATTTTCTTGCCGTG GTAACGTTTCTGATAGATTGGAGGAACGCTTGTAAGTATCCAGCGCtcgtgatattttatataaatggtTGTTTCATGGTGTCTTGCATTGGCTGGCTAGCTCAGTTCGTTGCCAGCCGGGACGCAATTATATGTCGCAAAGATGGAACGTTAAGGACGAAGGAACCGGG CGGGCAAAATCTGtcttgcgttatcaccttcgCTCTCGTGTATTACTTTTTGATGGCAGCGATGATATGGTTCGTCATATTGACGTACGCCTGGCACAGAAGCTGCCGAGCGCTTGGTAAGATAAAAGATCGGATAGACAAAAAGAGCGCCTCCTTCCATCTGATCGCTTGGTGCTTACCGCTCATCTTAACGGTCATGATCATGGGACTGGGCGAAATTGACGGTAACAGCGTGATGGGAATATGCTTCGTGGGTTACACTAATCACGTAGTGAGAGCTGCATTTGTGTTGGGACCAATTGTTTTGGGCGCACTCATTGGAGGATGCTTCTTGTGTAGAG GACTCTACATGCTTATTTGCTTCAAAATTAGCTGTCGAGAAATCATATCGAACAAATTGagttcaaaaataaaacacatcTTGATCAGGATGGGGGTGTTCTCTTCACTGATTATTGCTGCAGTTGTTGTGACAGTTTATTGTCACGTTTGTGAGATGATATACTCTTGGCAATGGAAGCAGAGCTTTAGAGATTACATGAT aTGCAAGATAACGACGAAATATTCAGATATGTCGGAAAGTGAATGTAAAATGAGCGTAAGACCAAGCACGGGTAAATTGCAGTTACATTTGTTCGCGCTATTTTCCACTGGCATAATTATGTCCTCGTGGGTTTGGACTAGTTCGACGGTGGATGCATGGCTCAGATTTCTAAAAAG AGCCTTTACTCACGAGGTCGAGGATCCCGTAAGACTGAGCAAGCACAAGCTCATCGCACGTTTATTTGCGAATCGCAAAACGTTCAACAGGGCCGGGCGATTGTCTTTAAGTTTTCGTAACAGCCACGAGGATCCGGTTGGACTGGACTTCGATCTCAACTCCGAGGCTACGCGAGATATCAGTTCCACTTGGGCAGCCGCCCTGCCCAACTTGGTGACGCGAAGGTGCGCACTGGTCGGCGGTGTTACCGCATCCGTGTCCAGTAATAGAAGAAACTCGCTCGACTCCGAAATCAATAGCTACAAATGCGTATCCAGGGAATCCAGGCGAAACTCATTGGATTCGCAGATATCGGTGCAAATTTCACAGATGATGAAGACGGTGACGGTGGTCCCCTGTTGGCCCCGCATCCGCTACGGAAAGAACAGGCCAGAGTTTCTAAGATCAAACAAATGCGATTCACCGCCCAGGCGAGACAGCATTACCTCCCAAGACAGTCAATTAGTGACGCAACCGTCTGCGATCGAAGTGCATAATATGGGTAGGAGACCCGGAAACGCTGGGCTTGAAGAGCGAGATTTAGACTCGAGGAATAATAACGAGACTCAGAGTATGCTGATGCGCTTCCTACTGTCGCAGGGAGAACATAGCGGTAGCGTCGAAAATGCCGAGGCTATCGTCGAGGAGAATCAATATGTACCTGATAAGAACGTCGACGAGATGGACAAAATGGAGAAGGGGGACGAATCGGATGCTGACAGTGAGAACAGTCGTTTGGAAGAAAAAGTGAAGACACCGGATTTCGAGGAGGTGAATGAGTGTAGCAGGAATAAAagcaataaagataataagaaTTATAGGGCTTATGTTCACGAGAATAACAGAAGAAATCGTAAGAGCAACCGTAGAAGCAAGTACACCCTGCAGCAGGATGCTGCGTCGCAGCATCTGCTTCAAGAAAATGACAATCTCAAAGCAAAGAGCGAAAAGGAGAAGGGAGCGTATAGGAGAACTCCTATAGCGATGCGTGATTCGAGCTCAAGTGTCTCCTCGTCTAGTCTAGAATTAAGTAGATTATTGCGGAATGACGAACAGCCTAAGGCCAGAGAGATAGCGACGCAAACCTCGCCGCTACCGCTCGACATGCTGGAAATGGAAGAGCTGAAACAGAGCATTGACGACATAATCAATAGTAGGAATTCCAAGGGAACACAAATATCGCCGCGGTTTAAAAGCAAACACATAACGTAA
- the LOC105286715 gene encoding U3 small nucleolar RNA-associated protein 6 homolog has protein sequence MAEFVEKRCEDMIPDFEQMERIKLFDKNEIRSIAKKLKEYEYKIQRHTKRKEDYLRYIQYEMDLLKLIKQRRDKYGITQKTSDIDYAIANKMNNLYKDAIFKFQDDIRFWIAYMKFCKHVHSNSNVSHMLSRMLQVHRNKPKCWHIAACWELEENNNKQNARQFLIRGLHIHPDSQLLYIDAFRLELDDRLPVNSNNTENAENREDNSASMAVDDNELPLSLKRAYVIYQQAFECVKDIKFIMELLNVTKEYDDTEKLQKKIICDMIREYAHEALMWDTMARRELQGLVQPGLTDTSMEMENSGQTSLRDRITSCNKVYQTAVKKVKTEEMWALYIDCLLEINCDMGSLPNFKRKLLKTALAQAHQAKKLGEKHYLHWIGKLIADKDRDESAQKKLDEVLCGATDTIPDSVKLWHARINHLLESGKEEAADSVLSKVTNTLGEKSLPLWRMRILHAQIKSSDEAEKVFDSALKKHQIVKAIKPTWLEWLVLTKGIRAARKAYDGNCLHNTTLEFHKKMAMLESVQPEISVKHARRPYEMAKECFGKSEKAVWLDSIKFEMKHGDPKNVCEIHAKAVKGLDPNLTYSFIADYSLLAAKPDSVKCQL, from the exons ATGGCAGAATTTGTGGAGAAGCGATGTGAGGATATGATTCCTGACTTCGAACAAATGGAAAGAATTAaactttttgataaaaatgaaattcg GAGCATCGCTAAAAAGCTTAAGGAATATGAATATAAGATTCAGCGGCATACAAAACGTAAAGAGGATTATCTTCGGTACATACAATATGAAATGGATCttctaaaattgattaaacaaCGGAGAGAT aaatatgGCATCACTCAAAAAACGTCGGACATCGATTACGCCATagctaataaaatgaataatttatataaggacgcaatattcaaatttcaagACGACATTAGGTTTTGGATCGCTTACATGAAATTTTGCAAGCATGTG CATTCCAACAGCAATGTCAGCCATATGTTAAGTAGAATGTTGCAAGTGCACAGGAATAAACCAAAATGCTGGCACATAGCGGCGTGTTGGGAATTGGAGGAGAACAACAACAAGCAAAATGCACGGCAATTTCTCATCAGGGGCTTACACATTCATCCTGATTCTCAGTTGTTATATATCGATGCATTTAG GCTGGAGCTAGACGATCGTCTACCCGTAAACTCTAATAATACTGAAAATGCCGAGAACCGAGAGGATAATTCGGCATCGATGGCGGTGGACGATAACGAGCTACCATTGTCACTAAAAAGAGCATACGTCATATATCAACAGGCTTTTGAATGCGTTAAagacattaaatttataatggaGTTACTTAACGTCACGAAAGAGTACGATGACacagaaaaattgcaaaagaaaattatctg CGATATGATTCGAGAGTACGCCCATGAAGCTTTAATGTGGGACACGATGGCCCGTCGCGAGTTGCAAGGCTTGGTCCAACCAGGCCTCACCGACACGTCGATGGAGATGGAGAATTCTGGGCAGACTTCGTTGAGAGATCGTATCACATCCTGCAACAAGGTGTACCAAACGGCCGTGAAAAAAGTCAAGACCGAAGAGATGTGGGCGCTTTATATAGACTGCTTGTTGGAAATCAATTGCGACATGGGATCGCTGCCAAATTTCAAGAGGAAGCTCTTGAAGACTGCTCTGGCGCAAGCCCATCAGGCAAAGAAGCTCGGGGAGAAGCATTATCTACATTGG ATTGGTAAGCTAATCGCTGACAAGGACCGCGACGAGAGCGCACAAAAGAAATTGGATGAGGTGCTGTGTGGAGCAACCGACACTATACCAGATAGCGTTAAACTTTGGCACGCTCGCATCAATCACTTGTTGGAGTCCGGTAAAGAGGAAGCAGCGGACTCCGTACTGTCGAAG GTAACAAATACATTGGGTGAGAAATCATTGCCTTTGTGGAGAATGCGCATCTTGCACGCTCAGATAAAGAGCTCGGACGAGGCCGAAAAGGTTTTCGATTCCGCTTTGAAGAAGCATCAAATCGTCAAAGCTATTAAGCCCACGTGGCTCGAATGGCTCGTTTTAACAAAGG GTATCCGTGCAGCTCGCAAAGCATACGACGGTAATTGCCTGCACAACACTACGTTGGAGTTCCATAAAAAAATGGCGATGCTCGAATCTGTACAACCAGAGATCTCAGTGAAGCACGCGCGGCGACCTTACGAAATGGCGAAAGAGTGTTTCGGCAAGAGTGAAAAGGCCGTCTGGCTCGACAGTATCAAGTTCGAGATGAAGCACGGAGACCCGAAGAATGTTTGTGAAATACACGCGAAAGCAGTCAAAGGATTAGATCCTAATCTAACATATTCTTTTATAGCGGATTATAGTTTGCTCGCAGCTAAGCCTGACTCCGTGAAATGCCAGCTATAa
- the LOC105286717 gene encoding LOW QUALITY PROTEIN: zinc finger CCHC domain-containing protein 9-like (The sequence of the model RefSeq protein was modified relative to this genomic sequence to represent the inferred CDS: inserted 2 bases in 1 codon) — protein sequence MTRFARAKGSKAANEKLPNESTPWHVMKQQMEESKSKTSLEKKTSAKELLKDTRDSNVNENNSWAAFDDNKPNLSNNTQKHKDKNSISNKIHKNSVQNSQSDKSDNIVSKDNKMKNFEEMEGTEIKATDSKKNKFSKKKKQSANNSSPNEXKESQAPQDNNEHSNSGVLSKRQKRNQKRKLETMNNDVKRLKTDTSSQSKKTKEQRIKEKGEYKRRKPDNGATKVIINGIEIEVVKYDGFPIKKEDADRLAELKQKLVMKGIPKSEIDTAIKLERRKAEKALARVKKLVCFHCRKSGHYLSDCPEVGNEEIGTGICFKCGSTEHTHFECKVNKNDTYRYAKCFICREQGHIALQCPDNPKGVYPHGGCCKVCGAVTHLKKDCPDLMNNKEENVIRVEKMDNTVESLQEDRKEKSETSTAPKKIIKF from the exons ATGACTAGATTTGCAAGAGCAAAAGGATCAAAGGCAGCAAATGAGAAATTGCCAAATGAATCTACACCATGGCATGTAATGAAACAGCAAATGGAAGAAAGCAAGAGCAAAACATCCTTGGAGAAGAAAACATCCGCAAAAGAGTTATTGAAAGACACACGTGATAGTAacgttaatgaaaataatagttGGGCGGCATTCGATGACAATAAACCTAACTTATCTAATAATACACAGAAACATAAAGACAAAAATtcgatatcaaataaaattcataaaaattctgtgcaaaattctcagAGTGACAAGTCTGATAATATAGTatcaaaagataataaaatgaaaaattttgagGAAATGGAAGGTACGGAAATTAAGGCAACAGAtagtaagaaaaataaattttctaagaagaagaaacaaagtGCCAACAATTCGTCACCTAACGA AAAAGAGTCACAAGCTCCACAGGATAATAATGAACATTCCAATTCTGGTGTGTTGAGCAAACGACAGAAGCGAAATCAGAAGAGAAAGTTGGAAACGATGAATAATGATGTTAAGAGATTAAAAACAGATACAAGTTCCCAGagcaaaaaaacaaaagaacagaggataaaagaaaaaggagaatacAAGCGGAGAAAACCAGACAACGGTGCCACAAAAGTCATAATAAATGGTATAGAAATCGAAGTTGTCAAGTATGATGGATTTCCTATCAAGAAGGAGGACGCAGATAGATTGGCAGAACTTAAACAGAAATTGGTGATGAAAG GTATACCGAAATCTGAAATTGACACAGCAATAAAATTGGAGAGACGCAAAGCTGAGAAAGCATTGGCTCGCGTTAAGAAACTCGTCTGCTTCCACTGTCGCAAATCTGGGCACTACTTGTCCGATTGTCCCGAAGTCGGCAATGAAGAAATTGGTACAGGCATTTGCTTCAAATGTGGTTCAACGGAACACACCCATTTTGAGTGTAAAGTTAACAAGAATGACACCTATAGATATGCCAAGTGCTTCATTTGTCGCGAGCAGGGTCACATTGCCCTGCAATGCCCTGATAATCCGAAAGGAGTGTATCCTCATGGCGGTTGTTGCAAAGTTTGCGGAGCTGTaacacatttaaaaaaagactGCCCTGACTTGATGAacaataaagaagaaaacgtCATTAGAGTTGAAAAAATGGATAATACTGTAGAATCTTTACAAGAAGATAGAAAGGAGAAAAGTGAAACCAGTACGGCACCTAAGAAGATTATTAAGTTTTAG